A single window of Actinoallomurus bryophytorum DNA harbors:
- a CDS encoding tetratricopeptide repeat protein, whose product MKRDEEDLRSGGDGYAMERGGTWFHGPVRTQGDFIAGVKVVHQAAPRIAPPIWQLPMAPDTFVGREAELSAMDAALRSAGSRSSVTVVEIHGMAGVGKTSLAVQWAHRTAGSFPGGQLFLDLQGPSAQRALPPNRMLFWLLQGLGMASVDIPADEVPRAALYRSLLADRKVLVVLDNAASAEQITPLLPGGAGCLVVVTSRTHLAGLVARYGAISVPVHPLSFEDSRELTRHLLGAERSEAEPQAAADLAESCARLPLAIRIAAAGLATGPFCSVAELVEELTGARLDTLEIDGDPSLAIRSAFAVSYENLDFQQRRAFRMLSLIPGPHFGVESVAALLDLSVPAARRLAYRLVRKHLVEQRTPGRLRLHELLREYAGERLAIEDGGESDAAIRRLQNWYLTSARTAAAALGEKPASPLDVPAALAPAGGIEACLAWFDAERAGLVATTRQASRMGEWALAWGLADALFAFLRRGRHNSDNIEIHELGLAAARSAGDRWSEALMLDHLAVVRCDLGRYAEASQDAQAAYQIFTELDEHLRAGWALNTMSRVERSRSRYDKALEHGTKALKIFFAAADRHGVAEGLEKIAQVHWRQSRYRVALGYARESLRIHRSLANVPGEADALETVSRALRRLGRCAPALRYAERALAVRERIGDRRGQGEALDTLSRVLRRLGRSADALRCAGDALRIREDVGDLAGMAMSLCSRAHILRKLGDYPAALRSAFEALRICQEISDEHREGESLATIATIQHDSGKYDEAIGHAQRALAIRRRIGDRYGVASALNTIAMVEHRLGRHADARRDAEHARDLQKEMKDRYGLSESLNNLAEIERSAGEYAAALAHARAALAIRGESGDRFGVGESHGTIARIQCRTGDNRGAMENARTALRRQRDIGDRSGQGVTLDVLAQIHIRRAEYREATAHVEESLWIRQETGDRRGIAESTAMMAQILWHQGSYDKARARAEEALAIQREIGDLGGVSHTLYVLARVFSRSARYDRARACALESLAICRRTGDRYGESDDLLTLAHINRRQARYSEALRIARDALRIKREIDDRAGEAESLALIGRVHWHLGHHEDALRDLDLALGIQRAAGDSYFEAETLRTIGLIHCGSARYSTALDRLTAALRIERGIGDLAAEGRTLNALATVSRYQAAYLKAVRHARKAIQIQQTIGDRGAESGAWDNLARTNYLLGRCEKALGYAERALRIRTELGDRRGQAETLDTLSRCHRRLGRNERAVALAEQALTLHRKIGHRRGEAESLCTLAHARWRLGDQETALANARESLRIRRETGDLHGQGEVLDLMARIHRFYRRYRSALDLVTEALALRREIGDRHGEGDCLNTMARLMRRTGDLDQARSYARRALTVREEIGDRRGTADTLDNISRIHGQAGEHEQARHHALGALEIQTDVGDEWGRGLSLLQLGRIHWALSLRDPAREYFAQAMTACERTGNGEGAAEARQCLTSMTDRVTPPRTATCAGGTAEFPARKRRQRR is encoded by the coding sequence ATGAAGCGGGACGAAGAAGACCTGCGTTCGGGCGGGGACGGGTACGCGATGGAACGAGGAGGCACATGGTTTCACGGTCCGGTCAGGACCCAGGGGGACTTCATCGCCGGAGTCAAGGTGGTCCATCAGGCCGCGCCACGGATCGCGCCGCCGATCTGGCAGCTGCCGATGGCGCCGGACACGTTCGTGGGCCGGGAGGCGGAGCTGTCGGCGATGGACGCCGCACTGCGCTCGGCCGGCTCGCGCTCGTCGGTCACCGTCGTGGAGATCCACGGCATGGCGGGGGTCGGCAAGACCTCACTGGCCGTCCAGTGGGCGCACCGGACGGCGGGCAGCTTCCCCGGGGGCCAGCTCTTCCTCGACCTGCAGGGCCCCTCGGCCCAGCGGGCGCTGCCGCCGAACCGGATGCTGTTCTGGCTACTGCAGGGCCTCGGCATGGCCTCCGTCGACATTCCGGCCGACGAGGTGCCGCGTGCCGCGCTCTACCGGTCCCTGCTCGCGGACCGCAAGGTCCTGGTGGTCCTCGACAACGCCGCGAGCGCCGAGCAGATCACGCCGCTGCTGCCCGGGGGCGCGGGCTGCCTCGTCGTGGTCACCAGCCGCACGCACCTGGCGGGGTTGGTCGCCCGGTACGGCGCGATCTCGGTGCCCGTCCACCCGCTCTCCTTCGAGGACTCACGTGAGCTCACCAGGCATCTGCTCGGCGCCGAGCGCAGTGAGGCCGAGCCGCAGGCCGCGGCCGACCTGGCCGAGTCGTGCGCGCGGCTGCCGCTGGCCATCAGGATCGCGGCCGCCGGGCTGGCGACGGGGCCCTTCTGCTCGGTGGCCGAGCTGGTCGAGGAGCTGACCGGCGCCAGGCTCGACACGCTGGAGATCGACGGCGACCCGAGCCTGGCGATCCGCTCCGCCTTCGCCGTGTCCTACGAGAACCTCGACTTCCAGCAGCGCCGCGCCTTCCGGATGCTCAGCCTCATCCCGGGCCCGCACTTCGGCGTGGAGAGCGTCGCCGCGCTGCTCGACCTGTCCGTCCCGGCGGCACGGCGGCTCGCCTACCGGCTGGTCCGCAAGCACCTGGTCGAGCAGCGCACGCCCGGCCGCCTGCGACTGCACGAGCTGCTCAGGGAGTACGCCGGTGAGCGGCTCGCCATCGAGGACGGCGGAGAGAGCGACGCGGCGATCCGGCGGCTGCAGAACTGGTACCTGACCTCCGCGCGCACCGCCGCGGCGGCACTGGGCGAGAAGCCGGCGAGCCCTCTCGACGTGCCGGCCGCGCTCGCCCCGGCGGGCGGCATCGAGGCGTGCCTGGCCTGGTTCGACGCCGAACGCGCCGGCCTGGTCGCCACGACCCGGCAGGCCTCACGGATGGGCGAATGGGCGCTGGCCTGGGGGCTGGCCGACGCACTGTTCGCGTTCCTGCGGCGCGGCAGGCACAACAGCGACAACATCGAGATCCACGAGCTCGGCCTGGCGGCGGCGCGTTCGGCCGGTGACCGCTGGTCCGAGGCGCTGATGCTCGACCATCTCGCCGTCGTACGGTGCGACCTGGGAAGGTACGCCGAGGCATCACAGGACGCCCAGGCCGCGTACCAGATCTTCACGGAGCTGGACGAACACCTGCGGGCGGGCTGGGCGCTCAACACCATGTCCCGGGTCGAACGCTCGCGCAGCCGTTACGACAAGGCACTCGAACACGGCACCAAGGCCTTGAAGATATTCTTCGCGGCCGCCGACCGGCACGGCGTCGCCGAGGGCCTGGAGAAGATCGCGCAGGTCCACTGGCGGCAGTCGCGCTACCGCGTGGCGCTGGGCTATGCCCGCGAGTCCCTGCGCATCCACCGTTCGCTCGCCAACGTGCCCGGCGAGGCCGACGCGCTGGAGACGGTCTCGCGCGCGCTGCGCCGGCTGGGCCGCTGTGCCCCCGCGCTGCGGTACGCCGAGCGCGCGCTCGCCGTACGCGAACGGATCGGCGACCGCCGCGGGCAGGGAGAGGCGCTGGACACCCTGTCCCGCGTGCTCCGGCGGCTGGGCCGCTCGGCGGACGCGCTCCGCTGCGCGGGAGACGCCCTGCGCATCCGCGAGGACGTGGGCGACCTCGCCGGGATGGCGATGAGCCTGTGCAGCCGGGCGCACATCCTGCGCAAGCTTGGCGACTACCCGGCCGCGCTCCGCAGCGCCTTCGAAGCGCTGCGGATCTGCCAGGAGATCTCCGACGAGCACCGGGAGGGTGAGTCACTGGCGACGATCGCCACGATCCAGCACGACTCCGGAAAGTACGACGAGGCGATCGGCCATGCGCAGCGTGCCCTGGCGATCCGGCGGCGGATCGGCGACAGGTACGGCGTGGCCTCGGCGCTCAACACCATCGCCATGGTCGAACACCGGCTCGGGCGGCACGCCGACGCACGGCGCGACGCCGAGCACGCACGCGACCTGCAGAAAGAGATGAAAGACCGGTACGGGCTCAGCGAGTCACTGAACAACCTCGCCGAGATCGAGCGCAGCGCCGGCGAGTACGCCGCCGCCCTCGCCCACGCGCGTGCCGCGCTCGCCATCCGCGGCGAGAGCGGCGACCGGTTCGGCGTCGGCGAGAGCCACGGCACCATCGCGCGGATCCAGTGCCGTACCGGCGACAACCGGGGCGCGATGGAGAACGCCAGGACGGCGCTCCGCCGCCAGCGCGACATCGGCGACCGGTCCGGGCAGGGGGTGACGCTGGACGTCCTGGCGCAGATCCACATCCGCAGAGCGGAGTACCGCGAGGCCACCGCGCACGTCGAGGAGTCGCTGTGGATCCGCCAGGAGACGGGGGACCGACGCGGCATCGCGGAGAGCACCGCGATGATGGCGCAGATCCTCTGGCACCAGGGCTCCTACGACAAGGCACGCGCACGGGCGGAGGAGGCACTGGCCATCCAGCGGGAGATCGGCGATCTCGGCGGGGTCAGCCACACGCTCTACGTCCTCGCCCGCGTCTTCTCCCGGTCGGCGCGCTATGACCGGGCGCGTGCCTGCGCACTGGAGTCCCTCGCGATCTGCCGGCGCACCGGTGACCGGTACGGCGAGAGCGACGACCTGCTCACTCTGGCCCACATCAACCGCAGGCAGGCCAGGTACTCCGAGGCGCTGCGGATCGCGCGGGACGCTCTGCGCATCAAGCGGGAGATCGACGACCGGGCGGGTGAGGCGGAGTCACTGGCGCTCATCGGGCGCGTGCACTGGCACCTGGGCCACCACGAGGACGCCCTGCGCGACCTGGACCTGGCCCTCGGCATCCAGCGGGCGGCCGGCGACTCGTACTTCGAGGCGGAGACTCTGCGCACGATCGGGCTCATCCACTGCGGCTCGGCCCGCTACTCCACCGCGCTGGACCGGCTCACGGCGGCGCTGCGCATCGAACGCGGCATCGGCGACCTCGCGGCCGAGGGCCGTACCCTCAACGCGCTCGCGACCGTCTCCCGCTACCAGGCGGCGTACCTGAAGGCCGTCCGGCACGCGCGCAAGGCGATCCAGATCCAGCAGACGATCGGCGACCGGGGCGCGGAGAGCGGCGCGTGGGACAACCTCGCGCGGACCAACTACCTGCTCGGGCGCTGCGAGAAGGCACTCGGCTACGCCGAACGGGCGCTGCGCATCCGTACCGAGCTCGGCGACCGCCGCGGCCAGGCCGAGACGCTGGACACCCTGTCGCGCTGCCACCGCCGGCTGGGCCGCAACGAACGCGCGGTGGCCCTCGCCGAACAGGCCCTGACCCTGCACCGGAAGATCGGCCACCGGCGTGGGGAGGCGGAGAGCCTGTGCACACTCGCCCACGCGCGCTGGCGGCTCGGCGACCAGGAGACGGCCTTGGCCAACGCACGGGAGTCGCTGCGCATCCGGCGCGAGACGGGCGACCTGCACGGCCAGGGCGAGGTCCTGGACCTCATGGCCCGGATCCACCGGTTCTACCGGCGCTACCGCTCCGCGCTGGACCTCGTCACCGAGGCACTGGCCCTGCGCCGCGAGATCGGCGACCGGCACGGCGAGGGCGACTGCCTGAACACCATGGCACGGCTGATGCGACGGACCGGCGACCTGGACCAGGCACGCTCCTACGCTCGGCGGGCACTCACCGTACGCGAGGAGATCGGCGACCGGCGCGGCACCGCCGACACGCTCGACAACATCTCCCGCATCCACGGCCAGGCCGGCGAACACGAGCAGGCCCGCCACCACGCACTGGGCGCACTGGAGATCCAGACCGACGTCGGCGACGAGTGGGGACGGGGCCTGAGCCTGCTCCAGCTCGGGAGGATCCACTGGGCGCTGTCCCTGCGGGACCCGGCGAGGGAGTACTTCGCCCAGGCGATGACGGCCTGCGAGCGGACCGGAAACGGGGAGGGCGCGGCGGAGGCCCGGCAGTGCCTGACCTCCATGACGGACCGCGTGACGCCGCCGCGGACGGCCACCTGTGCCGGCGGTACCGCCGAGTTCCCCGCACGAAAACGACGACAACGGAGGTGA
- a CDS encoding HEXXH motif domain-containing protein yields MNLRPHRLSREMFAALAAGGGGKSAVAALADVEYSKRLLLLRGVVERSARSGHPAAAEAARGFQVLSDLQEKAPAAVDTVLRYPSTGAWAQRTVRGLLSHGETRSPGATPGRLEALAAAAAIRAGVRIAVGVTIEDGPLSLPSLGTADLPPGRAVVHVGGDGAEITTGARTVRVPADPHTDAPGWRGLRRLTARSCGRRLDLLIDDLDPYRMPTMDNVTDRLDAREIRAWAGAFGPAWEMLVRNHATAAGEIGAGLRVLTPLAPPGHGQVSASARDTIGCAAMSTPPSARAMAVTLAHEIQHGKLAMLLELVDLTRPDDGSRYYTSWRDDPRPASGLLQGAYAYVGVTGFWLHQRAHETGTAAMEAHAEFARWRAAAHLVTRTLLSCGRLTEEGTDFVTGMRRTLRGWADEQVPAAATALARRDEEDHRARWRHRNGEIRLPFAAGLP; encoded by the coding sequence ATGAACCTCCGACCGCATCGGCTGTCTCGTGAGATGTTCGCCGCGCTGGCCGCGGGTGGAGGGGGGAAGTCCGCCGTCGCCGCGTTGGCGGACGTGGAGTACAGCAAGCGGCTGCTGCTGTTGCGCGGTGTCGTGGAACGGTCCGCGCGCTCCGGGCATCCGGCGGCGGCCGAGGCGGCCCGCGGCTTCCAGGTACTCAGCGACCTCCAGGAGAAGGCTCCCGCCGCGGTCGACACGGTGCTCCGTTACCCGTCCACCGGCGCGTGGGCGCAGCGTACGGTCCGCGGCCTGCTCTCCCACGGGGAGACCCGTTCACCGGGAGCCACGCCCGGCCGGCTGGAGGCCCTGGCCGCCGCGGCGGCGATTCGCGCGGGCGTACGGATCGCGGTCGGGGTGACCATCGAGGACGGCCCTCTGTCACTGCCGTCCCTCGGCACCGCGGATCTCCCGCCCGGCCGCGCGGTGGTCCACGTGGGCGGCGACGGCGCCGAGATCACCACCGGGGCACGGACGGTGCGGGTCCCGGCGGACCCTCACACCGACGCACCGGGCTGGCGCGGTCTGCGGCGGCTGACCGCCCGGTCCTGCGGCCGGCGGCTCGACCTGCTCATCGACGACCTCGATCCCTACCGCATGCCGACGATGGACAACGTCACGGACCGCCTCGACGCGCGGGAGATACGCGCGTGGGCCGGGGCGTTCGGGCCGGCTTGGGAGATGCTGGTCCGGAACCACGCGACGGCCGCCGGAGAGATCGGCGCCGGACTGCGCGTGCTGACGCCCCTGGCACCCCCCGGCCACGGCCAGGTCAGCGCCTCCGCACGCGACACGATCGGTTGCGCGGCGATGTCCACTCCGCCCAGCGCCCGTGCGATGGCGGTGACCCTCGCGCACGAGATCCAGCATGGCAAGCTCGCGATGCTCCTGGAGCTGGTCGACCTGACCAGGCCCGACGACGGCAGCCGCTACTACACGTCGTGGCGGGACGATCCCCGCCCAGCGAGCGGCCTGCTCCAGGGTGCGTACGCCTACGTCGGCGTGACGGGCTTCTGGCTGCACCAGCGCGCACACGAGACCGGCACGGCGGCGATGGAGGCCCACGCCGAGTTCGCCCGATGGCGGGCGGCCGCGCATCTGGTCACCCGCACGTTGCTGAGCTGCGGACGGCTGACGGAGGAGGGGACGGACTTCGTCACCGGGATGCGGCGCACCTTGCGCGGCTGGGCGGACGAACAGGTGCCCGCGGCCGCGACGGCGCTCGCCCGGCGGGACGAGGAGGACCACCGCGCGCGCTGGCGGCACCGCAACGGCGAGATCCGGCTGCCCTTCGCCGCCGGGCTGCCCTGA
- a CDS encoding helix-turn-helix domain-containing protein translates to MTGEPRYGAEPPDPSRIVTRRDFAGELTRLRELAGLTVRDVAKATGLPVGTMGDYFAGRHLPPLRPARLPGILRACGVTDSESVARWSEALRRVRRSPGRRTAETRAPYLGLASFQPEDAEWFFGRDALTATLVARVLEGRAADGILAVTGPSGSGKSSLLRAGLIPALHGPSLLLTPGADPLGELAARLADLAGRTDEVVDGVRGDPARAADLAEQAVSASATGEAGGRLVVIVDQFEEVFTDGCTDTERVAFLTALQAVARTSALVVIGLRADFYARALRHRELARILQTAQVVVGPMSETELRRAIVGPAQKAGLTLEDGLADLLLQDLRASAHDQGSEAAHDAGALPLLSHALLATWLRRHRRGLTIADYQDSGGIAGAVARTAESAYAGLSSAQQRIARQIFLRLVHIADDTGDTRRRVTLGQLPPGDEVIEVLDHFIDQRLITVATDEFDLVHEALLAAWPRLRAWLDADRVGLRTHRRLSFAAEVWRESRQDPSTLLRTVRLAEAAEWAEDTRHAADLNALEREFLAASLDHERAEQRSARSRSRHRQELLAVLLGLSLVASVLAVVAFRQRVHADEERDVAISRRVAVEADKLRAKDVDLAGQLSLAAYRVAPTREARSSLLESSSGPSVTRVLGSPGVLQTVAFTRDGHRMATGGTDRTVRLWNLADRSRPTPVGRPLQGPETVFSVAFSPDGRLLVGGGGGGVVRLWRLDGDTVRDGGLLAGARDTVYSVAFSPDGRTLALGSADRTVGLWDLSDPARPVPLGRRLAGPGGAVQSVAFSPDGRTLAAGSAGGSVRLWRLGARPRPLGAALKVSAKSVFSVAFSPDGHTLAAGGADDTVRLLNLTGRRPVPLGRPFTGPKGWVNSVAFAPGGATLAAAASDGELWIWDVATHAHATSLPHPGPVTAVVFLGAGSLATSAADGAARIWDLPGPVVQAESGDIFSTTVSSRGHLLATASSVGTAQLWSLADPRHPLPLGPAIHDAVRVGHASGASGLSPDGRTLAIGGIEGGSQLWNVADPAHPAPLPTRLTGPAGIIQGFAFRPDGRLVAAAGNDKKVWLWDISDPRHPVRTGPPLTGPSNYAYAPAFSPDGRTLAAGSADSHVYLWDVADPRHPAPLGRPLTGHSRYVFTTAFSPDGRTMATGSADNKVLLWDVTDRRHPRALPVQLTGPDNYVWSVVFDGTGRLLAATAGDGTAWLWNVSDPRHPRALATLSGSADALYTDVFDTGRPILVTAGVGATVHLWNTDAGQAETELCAVAGTPITRAEWHHYLPDRPYRPPCGTR, encoded by the coding sequence ATGACCGGCGAACCGCGATACGGAGCCGAGCCGCCCGATCCGTCAAGGATCGTCACCCGGCGTGACTTCGCGGGCGAGCTGACCCGATTACGGGAGCTGGCCGGGCTCACCGTACGCGACGTCGCCAAGGCGACGGGACTGCCCGTCGGCACCATGGGCGACTACTTCGCCGGCCGCCATCTGCCGCCGTTGAGACCTGCGCGGCTGCCCGGCATCCTGCGCGCCTGCGGGGTGACCGACTCTGAGTCCGTCGCGCGCTGGAGTGAGGCGCTGCGGCGCGTACGCCGCAGTCCCGGCCGGCGCACGGCGGAGACGCGTGCGCCGTACCTGGGGCTGGCGAGCTTCCAGCCGGAGGACGCCGAGTGGTTCTTCGGCCGCGACGCGCTGACCGCCACCCTGGTCGCGCGGGTGCTCGAAGGGCGGGCCGCCGACGGCATCCTCGCCGTGACCGGGCCCTCGGGCTCGGGAAAGTCGTCCCTGCTGCGGGCCGGGCTGATCCCCGCACTGCACGGGCCGTCGCTGCTCCTGACCCCGGGCGCGGACCCGCTCGGCGAGCTGGCGGCCAGGCTCGCGGACCTCGCCGGGCGTACGGACGAGGTGGTCGACGGGGTACGCGGCGACCCGGCGCGTGCCGCCGACCTCGCCGAGCAGGCGGTGTCCGCCTCGGCGACCGGCGAGGCCGGCGGGCGGCTCGTCGTCATCGTGGACCAGTTCGAGGAGGTGTTCACCGACGGCTGCACGGACACCGAGCGCGTCGCCTTCCTGACCGCGCTCCAGGCCGTCGCGCGGACGTCCGCCCTCGTCGTCATCGGGCTGCGCGCCGACTTCTACGCACGGGCGCTGCGCCACCGCGAGCTGGCCCGCATCCTGCAGACCGCGCAGGTGGTCGTGGGGCCGATGAGCGAGACCGAGCTCCGCCGGGCGATCGTGGGGCCGGCCCAGAAGGCCGGGCTGACGCTGGAGGACGGCCTCGCCGACCTCCTGCTCCAGGACCTTCGCGCGTCGGCCCACGACCAGGGGTCCGAGGCGGCCCATGACGCCGGCGCCCTGCCGCTGCTGTCACACGCGCTGCTGGCGACCTGGCTGCGCCGCCACCGGCGGGGGCTGACGATCGCCGACTACCAGGACAGCGGCGGCATCGCCGGAGCGGTGGCCCGCACCGCCGAGTCGGCCTATGCCGGGCTGAGCTCCGCACAGCAGCGGATCGCCCGGCAGATCTTCCTGCGGCTGGTGCACATCGCCGATGACACCGGCGACACGCGCCGCCGGGTCACGCTGGGCCAGCTGCCGCCGGGCGACGAGGTGATCGAGGTTCTCGACCACTTCATCGACCAGCGGCTCATCACCGTGGCCACCGATGAGTTCGACCTCGTCCACGAGGCACTGCTGGCCGCCTGGCCGAGACTGCGCGCCTGGCTCGACGCCGATCGGGTCGGCCTGCGCACCCACCGCCGGCTGTCCTTCGCCGCCGAGGTGTGGCGCGAGTCCCGTCAGGATCCGAGCACCCTCCTGCGGACGGTGCGTCTCGCCGAGGCCGCCGAGTGGGCCGAGGACACGCGGCACGCCGCCGACCTCAACGCCCTGGAGCGGGAGTTCCTGGCGGCGAGCCTCGACCACGAACGCGCGGAGCAGCGGTCCGCCCGCAGCCGGAGCCGCCACCGCCAGGAGCTGCTGGCCGTGCTGCTCGGGCTGTCCCTGGTGGCCAGCGTGCTCGCGGTCGTCGCGTTCCGCCAGCGCGTACACGCCGACGAGGAACGCGACGTGGCGATCTCCCGGCGGGTCGCGGTCGAGGCGGACAAGCTGCGCGCCAAGGACGTGGACCTGGCCGGGCAGCTCTCGCTGGCCGCCTACCGGGTCGCGCCGACGCGCGAGGCCCGGTCCAGCCTGCTGGAGTCCTCCTCGGGACCCTCGGTGACCCGGGTGCTCGGCTCGCCGGGCGTCCTGCAGACCGTCGCGTTCACCCGCGACGGGCATCGGATGGCCACCGGCGGCACCGACCGGACCGTACGCCTGTGGAACCTCGCCGACCGGAGCCGCCCCACCCCGGTCGGGCGCCCGCTGCAGGGGCCCGAGACCGTCTTCTCCGTGGCGTTCAGCCCTGACGGACGGCTGCTGGTCGGCGGAGGCGGCGGGGGCGTCGTACGCCTCTGGCGGCTCGACGGCGACACCGTACGTGACGGTGGCCTGCTCGCCGGCGCCCGCGACACCGTGTACTCCGTGGCCTTCAGCCCGGACGGCCGTACCCTCGCCCTCGGCAGCGCGGACCGGACCGTCGGGCTCTGGGACCTGAGCGACCCGGCACGGCCCGTACCCCTCGGGCGGCGGCTCGCCGGGCCCGGCGGCGCCGTGCAGTCCGTCGCCTTCAGCCCGGACGGGCGCACCCTCGCGGCGGGATCGGCGGGTGGTTCTGTACGGCTGTGGCGGCTCGGCGCCCGTCCGCGTCCGCTCGGCGCCGCGCTCAAGGTCTCGGCCAAGTCGGTCTTCTCGGTGGCGTTCAGCCCGGACGGCCATACCCTCGCGGCCGGCGGCGCCGACGACACCGTACGGCTGTTGAACCTGACCGGCCGTCGTCCGGTGCCCCTCGGCAGGCCGTTCACCGGCCCCAAGGGCTGGGTCAACTCCGTCGCGTTCGCCCCTGGCGGCGCCACCCTGGCGGCGGCCGCCTCCGACGGCGAGCTGTGGATCTGGGACGTGGCCACCCACGCGCACGCCACCTCGCTGCCGCATCCGGGACCGGTGACCGCGGTGGTGTTCCTCGGCGCGGGGTCCCTGGCGACCAGCGCCGCCGACGGCGCCGCCCGGATCTGGGACCTGCCCGGACCGGTCGTCCAGGCGGAGAGCGGTGACATCTTCTCCACCACCGTCAGCTCACGCGGCCACCTTCTGGCCACCGCCTCCTCCGTCGGCACCGCGCAGCTGTGGAGCTTGGCCGATCCGCGCCACCCCTTACCCCTCGGCCCGGCGATCCACGACGCGGTACGCGTCGGCCACGCCTCCGGCGCGAGCGGGCTCAGCCCGGACGGCAGGACGCTGGCGATCGGCGGCATCGAGGGGGGCTCCCAGCTGTGGAACGTCGCCGACCCCGCCCACCCCGCGCCGCTGCCGACGCGGCTGACCGGCCCGGCCGGGATCATCCAGGGATTCGCGTTCCGGCCGGACGGCCGTCTCGTCGCCGCCGCCGGCAACGACAAGAAGGTGTGGCTCTGGGACATCAGCGACCCCCGCCATCCGGTCCGTACGGGACCGCCCCTGACCGGGCCCTCCAACTACGCCTACGCACCGGCCTTCAGCCCGGACGGCCGCACCCTCGCGGCCGGCAGCGCCGACTCCCACGTCTACCTGTGGGACGTCGCCGACCCGCGGCACCCGGCCCCGCTCGGGCGCCCGCTCACCGGCCACAGCCGTTACGTGTTCACGACCGCGTTCAGCCCCGACGGCCGGACGATGGCCACCGGGAGCGCGGACAACAAGGTGCTGCTGTGGGACGTCACCGACCGGCGCCACCCGCGCGCCCTCCCCGTGCAGCTGACCGGCCCCGACAACTACGTCTGGTCCGTCGTCTTCGACGGCACCGGCCGCCTCCTCGCGGCCACCGCGGGAGACGGGACCGCCTGGCTGTGGAACGTGAGCGACCCGCGCCACCCGCGGGCCCTCGCCACCCTCAGCGGATCCGCCGACGCTCTCTACACGGACGTGTTCGACACCGGCAGGCCCATCCTCGTCACCGCGGGCGTCGGCGCGACCGTACACCTGTGGAACACCGACGCCGGGCAGGCCGAGACCGAGCTCTGCGCGGTCGCCGGAACCCCGATCACCAGGGCCGAATGGCACCACTACCTGCCCGACCGCCCGTACCGCCCACCCTGCGGAACCCGCTGA
- a CDS encoding FxsB family cyclophane-forming radical SAM/SPASM peptide maturase codes for MAVNRGPSGTEWPATLDVGALLATGWRPTPFREFVVKIHSRCDLACDYCYMYEMADQRWRDQPYRMSPEIVDRVAARIGEHVQAHDLPSVELVLHGGEPLLAGPDLIAHAVRSVRRAAGPAVETGVSIQTNGVRLGAYLDLFDALDVRVGVSIDGDVSAHDRHRRHANGRGSHDAVARALDALGSARHRHLFGGLLCTVDVANPPVATYEALLSHAPPKIDFLLPHGNWSAPPPDREPGSAETPYADWLIAVFDRWYRAPRQDTEIRLFSEIIQLLLGGTSSSEAVGLSPVGVVVVETDGGIEQSDMLKSAYDGASVTGLHVLRNSFDDALALPSIAARQMGELALSSECRACGLRRVCGGGLYPHRYRAGDGFANPSVYCPDLFRLITHIRHEIAADLEGRRDTVSPEGRR; via the coding sequence GTGGCAGTCAATCGAGGGCCGTCCGGCACAGAGTGGCCGGCCACTCTCGATGTCGGCGCTCTCCTCGCGACCGGATGGCGACCGACCCCGTTCCGTGAGTTCGTCGTCAAGATCCACAGCCGGTGCGACCTGGCCTGCGACTACTGCTACATGTACGAGATGGCGGACCAGCGGTGGCGGGATCAGCCGTATCGGATGTCACCGGAGATCGTCGACCGGGTCGCCGCGCGGATCGGTGAGCACGTACAGGCCCACGACCTGCCCTCGGTCGAGCTCGTCCTGCACGGCGGAGAGCCGCTGCTGGCCGGTCCCGACCTGATCGCTCACGCGGTGCGGTCGGTCCGGCGAGCCGCCGGACCGGCCGTCGAGACCGGCGTCTCCATCCAGACGAACGGGGTACGCCTCGGCGCCTATCTGGACCTGTTCGACGCGCTCGACGTACGGGTCGGCGTCAGCATCGACGGCGACGTCTCGGCGCACGACCGGCACCGTCGTCACGCCAACGGCCGCGGCAGCCACGACGCGGTCGCGCGGGCACTCGACGCGCTCGGGTCGGCACGCCATCGGCACCTGTTCGGCGGCCTGCTGTGCACGGTCGACGTCGCCAACCCGCCGGTCGCCACGTACGAGGCCCTGCTGAGCCACGCCCCGCCGAAGATCGACTTTCTCCTCCCCCACGGCAACTGGTCCGCACCGCCGCCGGACCGCGAACCGGGCTCGGCCGAGACGCCGTACGCGGACTGGCTGATCGCCGTCTTCGACCGCTGGTACCGCGCACCGCGCCAGGACACCGAGATCCGGCTGTTCAGCGAGATCATCCAGCTGCTGCTGGGCGGCACGTCGTCCAGCGAGGCGGTGGGCCTGTCACCGGTCGGCGTGGTCGTGGTCGAGACCGACGGCGGCATCGAACAGTCCGACATGCTGAAGTCCGCCTACGACGGCGCGTCAGTGACCGGCCTGCACGTCCTGCGGAACTCCTTCGACGACGCACTGGCCCTGCCGTCGATCGCGGCGCGCCAGATGGGCGAGCTCGCCCTTTCCTCCGAGTGCCGCGCCTGCGGGTTACGCCGCGTCTGCGGCGGCGGGCTCTATCCGCATCGGTACCGCGCCGGCGACGGCTTCGCCAACCCCTCGGTCTACTGCCCCGACCTGTTCCGTCTCATCACCCATATCCGGCATGAGATCGCCGCCGACCTCGAAGGCCGCCGCGACACCGTGTCCCCAGAAGGGCGGCGATGA